A window of the Streptomyces albireticuli genome harbors these coding sequences:
- the rpsR gene encoding 30S ribosomal protein S18 yields the protein MPRRPEHRKNLKPRPNPLETAGITYIDYKDTDLLRKFISDRGKIRSRRVTRVTAQQQRQLARAIKNAREMALLPYSGNGK from the coding sequence GTGCCCCGCCGCCCCGAACACCGCAAGAACCTCAAGCCCCGCCCGAATCCCCTGGAAACCGCGGGCATCACCTACATCGACTACAAAGACACCGATCTGCTGCGGAAGTTCATTTCGGACCGCGGGAAGATCCGTAGCCGCCGGGTGACCAGGGTCACCGCACAGCAGCAGCGACAGCTGGCGCGTGCGATCAAGAATGCCCGGGAGATGGCGCTCCTGCCGTATTCGGGCAACGGGAAGTAG
- a CDS encoding CobW family GTP-binding protein, translating into MSSGPLSVVLVGGLHADARRATVDRLLHTVPGSVALHHDLATAAAGTVRRTVRDRSGTLDEGETPLVNDCACCALREDLVPELERLAVGGGCRLAVVELWDSVEPKAMAEVVAAHGGERVRLTGVVTAVDPALVLPALGCGDDLTEAGLQAAATDRRTVADTFARQLEYANVLALVTDTSAPRPGAPSDEEPTAFGTPVEPADAVDFALLDQLVPTARRIPAESVDLAAAAVAGFDVEAAADRQHPACALLPQEADADGVTTLVWKERRPFHPGRLYAALEDLTCAAARSRGRFWLADRPDTLLAWDAAGGALCVEGAGPWLAALPDAAWEMEPASRRVAAALDWHPEHGDRIQHLTFTSPGLDREGLRSLLESCLLTDAEYAAGPDAWRLLSTAFDALLDPVS; encoded by the coding sequence ATGTCGTCCGGCCCGCTGTCCGTGGTGCTGGTGGGTGGTCTGCACGCGGACGCCCGCCGCGCCACGGTCGACCGGCTGCTGCACACCGTGCCGGGCAGCGTCGCCCTCCACCACGACCTGGCGACCGCCGCCGCCGGAACGGTTCGCCGGACCGTACGGGACCGCTCGGGCACCCTCGACGAGGGGGAGACGCCGCTGGTCAACGACTGCGCCTGCTGCGCCCTGCGCGAGGACCTGGTGCCCGAGCTGGAGCGGCTCGCCGTCGGCGGCGGGTGCCGGCTCGCCGTCGTCGAGCTGTGGGACTCCGTCGAGCCGAAGGCCATGGCCGAGGTCGTGGCCGCCCACGGCGGCGAGCGCGTACGGCTCACCGGGGTCGTCACGGCCGTGGACCCGGCCCTGGTGCTGCCCGCCCTCGGCTGCGGTGACGACCTCACCGAGGCCGGCCTTCAGGCCGCCGCCACCGACCGGCGGACGGTCGCGGACACCTTCGCCCGTCAGCTGGAGTACGCGAACGTGCTCGCGCTGGTGACGGACACCTCCGCCCCGCGCCCCGGTGCCCCGTCCGACGAGGAGCCCACCGCGTTCGGCACCCCCGTCGAGCCCGCCGACGCCGTCGACTTCGCCCTGCTCGACCAGCTCGTCCCCACCGCCCGCAGGATCCCGGCCGAGTCCGTCGACCTGGCCGCCGCGGCCGTCGCCGGGTTCGACGTGGAGGCGGCCGCCGACCGGCAGCACCCCGCCTGCGCGCTGCTGCCGCAGGAGGCCGACGCGGACGGCGTCACCACGCTCGTATGGAAGGAGCGCCGCCCCTTCCACCCCGGGCGGCTGTACGCGGCGCTGGAGGATCTCACCTGCGCCGCCGCCCGCAGCCGGGGCCGGTTCTGGCTCGCCGACCGGCCGGACACTCTGCTCGCCTGGGACGCGGCCGGCGGCGCCCTGTGCGTCGAGGGCGCCGGGCCCTGGCTGGCCGCCCTGCCGGACGCCGCCTGGGAGATGGAGCCCGCCTCCCGCCGGGTGGCCGCCGCGCTGGACTGGCACCCCGAGCACGGCGACCGGATCCAGCACCTCACCTTCACCTCGCCCGGTCTCGACCGCGAAGGGCTCCGCTCGCTGCTGGAGTCGTGCCTGCTGACCGACGCCGAATACGCGGCGGGCCCGGATGCCTGGCGCCTGCTCTCCACCGCTTTCGACGCACTTCTCGATCCCGTTTCCTGA
- a CDS encoding type B 50S ribosomal protein L31 codes for MQPGIHPPYGPVVFRDRAANFAFLTRSTATSDKTVEWEDGNTYPVVDVEISSASHPFYTGTARVLDTAGRVERFERRYGGRGTR; via the coding sequence ATGCAGCCCGGCATCCACCCGCCCTACGGCCCGGTCGTCTTCCGTGACCGCGCCGCGAACTTCGCCTTCCTCACCCGTTCCACGGCCACCAGCGACAAGACCGTCGAGTGGGAGGACGGCAACACCTACCCGGTCGTCGACGTGGAGATCTCCTCGGCGAGCCATCCCTTCTACACGGGCACGGCCCGCGTCCTGGACACCGCCGGCCGGGTCGAGCGCTTCGAGCGCCGCTACGGCGGCCGCGGGACCCGCTGA
- the rpmG gene encoding 50S ribosomal protein L33 produces the protein MARNELRPVIKLRSTAGTGYTYVTRKNRRNDPDRMELRKYDPVAGRHVTFREER, from the coding sequence ATGGCCCGCAACGAGCTACGCCCCGTCATCAAGCTCCGGTCCACCGCGGGGACCGGCTACACCTACGTCACCCGAAAGAACCGCCGTAACGACCCCGACCGCATGGAACTGCGCAAGTACGACCCGGTCGCCGGCCGTCACGTCACCTTCCGAGAGGAGCGCTGA
- the rpmB gene encoding 50S ribosomal protein L28 gives MSAHCQLTGRKPGFGNTISHSHRRTSRRFDPNIQRKRYWLASEGRHVRLTLSAKGIKTVDTIGVEAAVARIRARGGKV, from the coding sequence ATGTCCGCCCACTGTCAACTCACCGGCCGCAAGCCCGGCTTCGGCAACACCATCTCCCACTCCCACCGGCGCACCTCCCGCCGCTTCGACCCCAACATCCAGCGCAAGCGCTACTGGCTCGCGAGCGAGGGCCGCCATGTGCGGCTGACGCTGAGCGCGAAGGGGATCAAGACGGTCGACACGATCGGCGTCGAGGCGGCCGTGGCCCGCATCCGTGCCCGAGGGGGGAAGGTCTGA
- the rpsN gene encoding 30S ribosomal protein S14, producing the protein MAKKSKIAKNEQRRLTVARYAARRALLKAVVRDQRAPEEERLAAQRELRRQPRDASATRIRNRDAVDGRPRGYFRSFGLSRVNLREQAHAGYLPGVRKSSW; encoded by the coding sequence ATGGCGAAGAAGAGCAAGATCGCGAAGAACGAGCAGCGGCGGCTGACGGTCGCCCGCTACGCGGCCCGCCGCGCCCTGCTGAAGGCGGTCGTCCGCGATCAGCGGGCACCGGAGGAGGAGCGCCTGGCCGCCCAGCGCGAGCTGCGGCGCCAGCCGCGTGACGCGAGCGCGACCCGGATCCGCAACCGGGACGCGGTGGACGGCCGCCCACGCGGCTACTTCCGCTCCTTCGGGCTGTCCCGGGTCAACCTCCGCGAACAGGCCCACGCGGGGTACCTGCCGGGGGTGCGCAAGTCCAGCTGGTAG
- a CDS encoding UBP-type zinc finger domain-containing protein, which produces MSEPTGRPAWQVTADVEGRPTDRACAHLGEAREVAPSTTEGCEDCLRTGGTWVHLRECLTCGHIGCCDSSPNRHAAGHARAEPGHDLARSFEPGEDWAWCYADQLLLLPTR; this is translated from the coding sequence ATGAGCGAGCCGACCGGCCGCCCGGCCTGGCAGGTCACCGCCGACGTCGAGGGCCGGCCCACGGACCGTGCCTGCGCCCACCTGGGCGAGGCACGCGAGGTGGCGCCGAGCACGACGGAGGGCTGTGAGGACTGCCTGCGCACCGGCGGCACCTGGGTCCATCTGCGCGAGTGCCTGACCTGCGGGCACATCGGCTGCTGCGACAGTTCGCCGAACCGGCACGCGGCGGGGCACGCGCGTGCGGAGCCCGGGCACGATCTCGCGCGGTCGTTCGAGCCCGGGGAGGACTGGGCTTGGTGTTACGCGGATCAGTTGCTGCTGCTGCCGACGCGGTAG
- a CDS encoding bifunctional 3'-5' exonuclease/DNA polymerase: MRWAVAETGDGGVRLRPVDPSGAPAGPVESAAGLAEAVRSRPEAERWVWRSTAEAYPRLLAAGVRVDRCHDVEAAEALLMGHAEGQSGQSRSLAAAWARLHGLAVPADPPARAAGGQPSLFEPGPVPLPAGTDPLEALVAVHAGQLARADATEHPGRMRLLMALESAGTLVAAEMNRAGLPWRADLHHELLTELLGERYPGGLEPRRLTELAEEVSRAFGGDVRVRPDLATDIVKAFARQGIRISSTRAWELERLDHPAVEPLLRYKKLYRLHTAHGWSWLQTWVRDGRFRPGFVPAGSVTGRWTTNGGGALQIPRVVRRAVVADPGWRLVVADADQMEPRILAAVSRDPGLMEVAADDRDLYTSLSDRAFSGDREQAKLALLGAVYGQTSGDGLKNLADLRRRFPAAVALVDEAARAGEEGRLVRTWLGRTCPPASTATPDEAGIPQEEDTTDDPRAHGGGAASRARGRFTRNFVVQGSAADWALAMLAALRQELAGLRAELVFFQHDEVIVHCPEEEAPVVTAAVRTASERAGLVCFGDVPARFPFTTAVVECYADAKG, encoded by the coding sequence ATGAGGTGGGCGGTGGCGGAGACGGGCGACGGGGGTGTCCGTCTCCGCCCCGTCGACCCCTCGGGAGCACCGGCCGGCCCGGTGGAGTCCGCGGCCGGCCTGGCCGAGGCCGTGCGGTCCCGGCCGGAGGCCGAGCGGTGGGTGTGGCGGTCCACCGCGGAGGCGTATCCCCGGCTGCTCGCGGCCGGCGTCCGGGTCGACCGCTGTCATGACGTGGAGGCCGCCGAGGCGCTGCTCATGGGCCACGCCGAGGGCCAGTCGGGCCAGTCCCGGTCGCTCGCGGCGGCCTGGGCGCGGCTGCACGGCCTGGCCGTGCCCGCCGATCCGCCCGCGCGGGCGGCCGGGGGCCAGCCGTCGCTGTTCGAGCCCGGCCCGGTGCCGCTCCCGGCCGGCACCGACCCGCTGGAGGCCCTGGTCGCGGTGCACGCCGGGCAGCTCGCCCGCGCGGACGCCACCGAGCACCCGGGCCGGATGCGGCTGCTGATGGCGCTGGAGTCGGCGGGCACCCTGGTCGCGGCCGAGATGAACCGCGCGGGCCTGCCCTGGCGGGCCGACCTGCACCACGAGCTGCTCACGGAGCTGCTCGGCGAGCGCTATCCGGGCGGCCTGGAGCCCCGGCGGCTGACGGAGCTGGCCGAGGAGGTGTCGCGGGCCTTCGGCGGGGACGTCCGCGTCCGGCCCGATCTGGCGACCGACATCGTCAAGGCCTTCGCCCGGCAGGGCATCCGGATCTCCTCCACCCGCGCCTGGGAGCTGGAGCGGCTCGACCACCCGGCCGTGGAGCCCCTGCTGCGCTACAAGAAGCTGTACCGCCTGCACACCGCGCACGGCTGGTCCTGGCTCCAGACCTGGGTGCGGGACGGGCGGTTCCGCCCCGGGTTCGTCCCGGCCGGCTCGGTCACCGGCCGCTGGACCACCAACGGCGGCGGCGCCCTCCAGATCCCCCGGGTGGTCCGGCGCGCGGTCGTCGCCGACCCCGGGTGGCGGCTCGTCGTCGCCGACGCCGACCAGATGGAGCCGCGGATCCTCGCCGCCGTCTCCCGGGACCCCGGCCTGATGGAGGTCGCCGCCGACGACCGCGACCTCTACACCAGCCTGTCCGACCGCGCCTTCTCGGGCGACCGCGAGCAGGCCAAGCTCGCGCTGCTCGGCGCGGTCTACGGCCAGACGTCCGGCGACGGCCTGAAGAACCTCGCCGACCTGCGGCGCCGCTTCCCCGCCGCCGTCGCCCTGGTCGACGAGGCGGCCCGCGCGGGCGAGGAGGGCCGGCTCGTCCGGACCTGGCTCGGCCGCACCTGCCCGCCCGCCTCCACCGCGACGCCCGACGAGGCGGGCATCCCCCAGGAGGAGGACACCACGGACGACCCGCGGGCCCACGGCGGCGGCGCCGCGAGCCGCGCCCGGGGCCGCTTCACCCGCAATTTCGTCGTCCAGGGCAGCGCCGCCGACTGGGCGCTGGCGATGCTCGCCGCGCTGCGCCAGGAGCTCGCCGGCCTCCGCGCCGAGCTGGTCTTCTTCCAGCACGACGAGGTCATCGTGCACTGCCCGGAGGAGGAGGCGCCCGTCGTGACCGCGGCCGTCCGCACCGCCTCCGAGCGCGCCGGCCTGGTCTGCTTCGGCGATGTCCCGGCCCGCTTCCCCTTCACCACGGCCGTCGTGGAGTGCTACGCCGACGCCAAGGGCTGA
- a CDS encoding rod shape-determining protein, which yields MSYSLDQLRRCTVAVDLGAARTRVYVRDTGLIVDEPSIAAVNTRTGSLIAVGAMAQGMAGRTPHHIQVVRPISGGTVVDIEMAQRMLRFLVHHKIRRAWRRGPLLRAAVCLPHDAEPIAQRAAIETLTGLGARRVELVDTLVAAAVGCGLPVEQPEATMIVVCGAASTQVAVLSLGAIVAAEKVLVGGDAIDYAVVQHLRSRHELMLPTQGLHPLHLALSADPVEEGAEVRGRDVATGLSRTVMVSTAQVREAIQTPLTGVIDAIGRVLRACQPDLVADLVERGVMLAGGSAVLPGLDRMIADATGMTVRIAENPDVCAVVGLGAILEGKIRPLHLEQLRT from the coding sequence CTGTCCTACAGTCTTGACCAGCTGCGCCGTTGCACCGTCGCCGTCGACCTCGGGGCCGCGCGGACCCGCGTCTACGTCAGGGACACCGGGCTGATCGTGGACGAACCCAGCATCGCGGCCGTCAACACCCGCACGGGCTCCCTGATCGCGGTCGGTGCCATGGCCCAGGGCATGGCGGGCCGGACACCCCACCACATCCAGGTCGTACGCCCCATCTCCGGCGGCACCGTCGTCGACATCGAGATGGCCCAGCGCATGCTGCGCTTCCTCGTCCATCACAAGATCCGCCGGGCCTGGCGGCGCGGGCCGCTGCTGCGCGCGGCCGTCTGCCTGCCGCACGACGCCGAGCCGATCGCCCAGCGCGCGGCCATCGAGACCCTGACGGGGCTGGGCGCGCGGCGCGTCGAGCTCGTCGACACCCTCGTCGCGGCGGCCGTCGGCTGCGGGCTGCCCGTGGAGCAGCCCGAGGCGACGATGATCGTGGTGTGCGGGGCGGCGTCCACGCAGGTGGCGGTGTTGTCCCTGGGCGCGATCGTGGCGGCGGAGAAGGTGCTGGTCGGCGGGGACGCCATCGACTACGCGGTGGTCCAGCACCTGCGCAGCCGGCACGAGCTGATGCTGCCGACGCAGGGCCTGCACCCGCTGCACCTGGCGCTGTCGGCGGATCCGGTGGAGGAGGGCGCGGAGGTCCGCGGCCGCGACGTGGCCACCGGGCTGTCCCGTACGGTCATGGTGAGCACCGCCCAGGTCCGCGAGGCCATCCAGACGCCGCTGACCGGGGTGATCGACGCGATCGGGCGGGTGCTGCGCGCCTGCCAGCCGGACCTGGTGGCGGACCTGGTGGAGCGCGGGGTGATGCTCGCGGGCGGCAGCGCGGTGCTGCCGGGCCTGGACCGCATGATCGCGGACGCCACGGGGATGACGGTCCGCATAGCGGAGAACCCGGACGTGTGCGCCGTGGTCGGTCTGGGCGCGATATTGGAGGGCAAGATCCGTCCGCTCCACCTGGAGCAGTTGCGCACCTGA
- a CDS encoding tellurite resistance TerB family protein codes for MALWDRLKDSAVTMQGQLVAKKNDLKSGAFRDASMAMCALVAAADGSIDASERRRVASLIATNDVLQNFPADDLQARFNDYCQKLSTDFDFGKVSILQTIGKVQKKPTEARAVIQIGIVIGGADGDFDKTEQAVVREACFAVGIDPAEFDL; via the coding sequence ATGGCGCTCTGGGACCGGCTCAAGGACTCCGCGGTGACGATGCAGGGTCAGCTGGTGGCGAAGAAGAACGACCTGAAGAGCGGCGCATTCCGTGACGCGAGCATGGCAATGTGCGCACTGGTGGCCGCCGCTGACGGTTCGATCGACGCTTCGGAGCGGCGGCGCGTGGCCTCGCTGATCGCCACCAACGACGTGCTCCAGAACTTCCCCGCCGACGACCTTCAGGCGCGGTTCAACGACTACTGCCAGAAGCTGTCGACGGATTTCGACTTCGGCAAGGTCAGCATTCTTCAGACCATCGGCAAGGTGCAGAAGAAGCCCACCGAGGCGCGTGCGGTCATTCAGATCGGCATTGTGATCGGCGGCGCCGACGGCGACTTCGACAAGACGGAGCAGGCCGTGGTCCGCGAGGCGTGCTTCGCGGTGGGCATCGACCCGGCGGAGTTCGACCTCTAG
- a CDS encoding type III polyketide synthase codes for MATLCRPAIAVPEHIITREQTLELARTLHADHPQLPLALRLIANTGVETRHLVQPIEDTLKHPGFTARNARYEAEAKARVPEVILRALDHAELTARDIDMIAYVSCTGFMMPSMTAWLINTMDFRPETRQLPIAQLGCAAGGAALNRAHDFCNAYPGANVLIVACEFCSLCYQPTDLGVGNLLSNGLFGDAIACAVVRGEGGVGVRLEQNGSHLVPDTEEWISYGIRDTGFHFMLDKRVPGTMAMLAPAMRAMAEPHDWDVSGLDFYIIHAGGPRILDDLCKYLDLPPEMFRYSRATLTERGNIASAVIFDALERLFLDGGADHAARGVIAGFGPGITAEIALGTWTEPGRAAGRGGLRPVGLPV; via the coding sequence ATGGCAACTCTGTGCAGACCGGCCATCGCGGTCCCCGAGCACATCATCACCAGGGAGCAGACCCTGGAGCTCGCCCGCACCCTGCACGCCGACCATCCTCAGCTACCGCTCGCGCTGCGCCTGATCGCCAACACGGGTGTGGAGACCCGCCATCTGGTGCAGCCCATCGAGGACACCCTCAAGCACCCCGGCTTCACCGCCCGCAACGCCCGCTACGAGGCCGAGGCCAAGGCGCGCGTCCCCGAGGTGATCCTCCGGGCGCTGGACCACGCCGAACTCACCGCCCGCGACATCGACATGATCGCCTATGTCTCGTGCACGGGCTTCATGATGCCGTCGATGACCGCCTGGCTCATCAACACGATGGACTTCCGGCCCGAGACCCGGCAGTTGCCGATCGCCCAGCTCGGCTGTGCCGCGGGCGGCGCGGCGCTCAACCGCGCCCATGACTTCTGCAACGCCTACCCCGGGGCGAACGTGCTGATCGTGGCCTGTGAGTTCTGCTCGCTCTGCTATCAGCCCACCGACCTCGGCGTCGGCAACCTCCTCTCCAACGGCCTCTTCGGCGACGCCATCGCCTGCGCCGTGGTGCGCGGCGAGGGCGGCGTCGGGGTCCGGCTGGAGCAGAACGGCTCGCACCTGGTGCCCGACACCGAGGAGTGGATCTCGTACGGCATCCGGGACACCGGATTCCACTTCATGCTGGACAAGCGGGTGCCCGGCACGATGGCCATGCTCGCCCCGGCCATGCGCGCCATGGCCGAGCCTCACGACTGGGACGTCTCCGGGCTGGACTTCTACATCATCCACGCCGGCGGCCCCCGGATCCTGGACGACCTGTGCAAGTACCTGGACCTGCCACCGGAGATGTTCCGCTACAGCAGGGCCACGCTCACCGAGCGCGGCAACATCGCCAGCGCGGTCATCTTCGACGCGCTGGAGCGGCTGTTCCTGGACGGCGGAGCCGACCACGCGGCGCGCGGCGTCATCGCCGGCTTCGGGCCGGGCATCACGGCCGAGATCGCGCTGGGCACCTGGACCGAGCCCGGCAGGGCCGCCGGCCGCGGGGGCCTGCGGCCGGTGGGGCTGCCGGTCTGA
- a CDS encoding cytochrome P450 — protein sequence MTTSDSVRTCPFRHDEALEPDPFMTRMRTEAPVTRVLMPYGEGDCWLVTRYADVQTVTSDKRFSRAALIGRDFPRITPAPIAQSEAINLMDPPALNRVRKLIIKAFTTPKVEALRPWTQRTTDALLDEMAAHGSPADVAEHLAGRIPLMTISELLDVPEADRPQLRRWAMAMMSMSAADRESAAEAKAGLRGYFDELTAERRRNPGEDLISALATARIGDEALEPAELSVLAMLLVVTGHDTTTYDISNIVYTLLTYPEHLAQLRARPDLLPRAIEELLRYIPFRQGVGIPRVALEDVDFDGVTVKAGDTVHVSYLTANRDELAYDRPDDLDFERAEPLPHMAFGYGSHHCLGSHLARMVLQVSIGSLLHRFPELRLAVPVEEVRWNTNSIWRYPLTLPVAW from the coding sequence ATGACCACTTCGGACTCCGTTCGAACGTGTCCCTTCCGACATGACGAGGCCCTGGAGCCCGATCCGTTCATGACCCGGATGCGCACCGAAGCGCCCGTCACCCGCGTCCTCATGCCGTACGGCGAGGGCGACTGCTGGCTCGTCACGCGCTACGCGGACGTCCAGACGGTGACGTCGGACAAGCGCTTCAGCCGCGCCGCGCTGATCGGCCGGGACTTCCCGCGGATCACCCCCGCGCCCATCGCCCAGTCCGAGGCGATCAATCTCATGGACCCGCCCGCGCTCAACCGGGTCCGCAAGCTGATCATCAAGGCCTTCACCACCCCGAAGGTCGAGGCCCTGCGCCCCTGGACGCAGCGCACCACCGACGCCCTGCTGGACGAGATGGCCGCGCACGGCTCGCCGGCCGACGTGGCCGAGCACCTGGCCGGCCGCATCCCGCTGATGACGATCAGCGAGCTGCTGGACGTCCCCGAGGCGGACCGCCCGCAACTGCGCCGCTGGGCCATGGCGATGATGTCCATGAGCGCCGCCGACAGGGAGTCCGCGGCGGAGGCCAAGGCCGGGCTGCGCGGCTATTTCGACGAGCTGACCGCCGAGCGGCGCCGGAATCCGGGCGAGGACCTGATCAGCGCGCTCGCCACCGCCCGCATCGGCGACGAGGCGCTGGAGCCGGCCGAGTTGTCGGTACTGGCCATGCTGCTGGTCGTCACCGGCCACGACACCACCACGTACGACATCAGCAACATCGTCTACACCCTGCTGACGTACCCGGAGCACCTGGCCCAGCTGCGTGCCCGTCCCGACCTGCTGCCGCGGGCCATCGAGGAGCTGCTGCGCTACATCCCCTTCCGCCAGGGGGTCGGCATCCCCCGGGTGGCCCTGGAGGACGTCGACTTCGACGGCGTCACCGTGAAGGCCGGAGACACGGTCCACGTGTCGTACCTGACGGCCAACCGCGACGAGCTCGCCTACGACCGCCCGGACGACCTCGACTTCGAGCGCGCCGAACCGCTGCCCCACATGGCGTTCGGGTACGGCAGCCACCACTGCCTCGGGTCCCATCTGGCCCGCATGGTGCTCCAGGTCTCCATCGGTTCCCTGCTCCACCGATTCCCTGAACTGCGGCTCGCCGTACCGGTGGAGGAGGTGCGGTGGAACACCAACTCGATCTGGCGCTATCCGCTCACCCTGCCGGTCGCCTGGTAA
- a CDS encoding serine hydrolase domain-containing protein: MTSAPLESFLAPLLAAARGADAVAVAAVRGGERLVARRGAAGPGTRFETGSLTKTYTALLLAELAARGEVRYDDPVDRYLPRRVPGPPITLLHLATHTSGLPRLPPGLVTRSARHAWFSNPYAGFSAADLMAALPRTRLHHAPGTHVRYSNYGAGLLGHALARAAGGGAEEGDYAGLLAERVLVPLGLTDTDCDPLRPQATGHWRGRPRPPWLIPALPAAGALRTSGRDLLRLLAALLTPPVTGPPSLRAALQDVQRPRLALPRTGRRLCLIWNLRPRAGRPLFHHSGGTRGFTAFAGFLPGSGTAVAALANTSPTPLAPFVQAAYGTLCALDASVAGDVADHGVGELPGGGREGRPLAGGPAHVQ; this comes from the coding sequence GTGACGTCCGCACCGCTGGAGTCCTTCCTGGCTCCCCTCCTCGCCGCCGCCCGCGGCGCGGACGCCGTGGCGGTGGCGGCCGTGCGCGGCGGCGAGCGGCTGGTGGCCCGCCGGGGCGCCGCCGGCCCCGGCACCCGCTTCGAGACCGGCTCCCTCACCAAGACGTACACGGCCCTGCTGCTCGCCGAGCTCGCCGCCCGGGGCGAGGTCCGCTACGACGACCCCGTCGACCGCTATCTGCCCCGGCGGGTCCCCGGCCCGCCGATCACCTTGCTGCACCTGGCCACCCACACCTCCGGGCTGCCACGGCTGCCCCCGGGGCTCGTCACCCGCTCGGCGCGGCACGCCTGGTTCAGCAACCCCTACGCGGGCTTCTCCGCCGCCGACCTCATGGCCGCGCTGCCCCGCACCCGGCTGCACCACGCGCCCGGCACCCACGTGCGCTACTCCAACTACGGCGCCGGACTGCTGGGCCACGCGCTGGCCCGGGCGGCGGGCGGCGGGGCCGAGGAGGGCGACTACGCCGGGCTGCTCGCCGAGCGCGTGCTCGTACCGCTCGGCCTGACGGACACCGACTGCGACCCCCTGCGGCCCCAGGCGACCGGCCACTGGCGCGGGCGGCCCCGGCCGCCCTGGCTCATCCCCGCGCTGCCCGCCGCCGGGGCCCTGCGCACCAGCGGCCGCGACCTGCTCCGGCTGCTGGCGGCGCTGCTCACCCCGCCGGTCACGGGCCCGCCGAGCCTGCGGGCCGCGCTCCAGGACGTCCAGCGGCCACGGCTGGCGCTGCCCCGCACGGGACGCCGCCTCTGCCTGATCTGGAACCTCCGCCCCCGCGCGGGCCGGCCGCTGTTCCACCACTCGGGCGGCACCCGCGGCTTCACCGCCTTCGCGGGCTTCCTGCCCGGCTCCGGCACCGCCGTCGCGGCCCTCGCCAACACCTCGCCGACGCCGCTGGCCCCCTTCGTCCAGGCGGCCTACGGGACGCTGTGCGCCCTGGACGCCTCAGTCGCGGGCGACGTGGCGGACCACGGTGTCGGCGAACTGCCGGGCGGCGGGCGAGAGGGCCGACCACTGGCGGGCGGCCCAGCCCACGTCCAGTGA
- a CDS encoding LysR family transcriptional regulator translates to MTLDDLKVFVMVCEARNLSAVAREMNCSQSAVSQHVRRLEKEVGLTLMERQSRGVAPTEAGRILQRAASDGLTALGEGLRLLEELRTGQGGGVVIATGATTIRNFLGAAIKEFCREYPEVGLEFHTERSSHRCLEALRTGAVDLAWVTITEEAAGTQGVEQRPVISLEWVLAVRADDPLAAEAALAAEDLARTRLIRPPTGTSSGRQVEHYLGAHGLPPRATTTRATDWDTALLLAEMGLGHALIPAVPGLVGQCADSVRLIPVAGIPSLDVGWAARQWSALSPAARQFADTVVRHVARD, encoded by the coding sequence GTGACGCTTGATGACCTGAAGGTGTTCGTCATGGTGTGCGAGGCCCGCAACCTCAGTGCCGTGGCCCGCGAGATGAATTGCAGTCAGTCGGCCGTCAGTCAGCACGTCCGCCGCCTGGAGAAGGAGGTCGGCCTCACGCTGATGGAGCGTCAGTCCCGGGGCGTGGCGCCGACCGAGGCGGGCCGGATCCTCCAGCGCGCGGCCTCCGACGGGCTGACCGCGCTGGGGGAGGGCCTGCGGCTGCTGGAGGAGCTGCGGACCGGGCAGGGCGGCGGCGTCGTCATCGCCACGGGCGCCACGACCATCCGCAACTTCCTGGGCGCGGCCATAAAGGAGTTCTGCCGCGAGTACCCCGAGGTGGGGCTGGAGTTCCACACCGAGCGCTCCAGCCACCGCTGCCTGGAGGCGCTCCGGACCGGTGCCGTCGACCTGGCCTGGGTGACGATCACGGAGGAGGCGGCCGGCACCCAGGGCGTCGAGCAGCGCCCCGTCATCAGCCTGGAGTGGGTGCTGGCCGTACGGGCCGACGACCCGCTCGCGGCGGAGGCGGCCCTGGCGGCGGAGGACCTGGCCCGCACCCGGCTCATCAGGCCGCCGACGGGCACGAGTTCGGGCCGTCAGGTCGAGCACTATCTGGGCGCGCACGGCCTGCCGCCGCGCGCCACCACCACCCGGGCCACCGACTGGGACACCGCGCTGCTGCTCGCCGAGATGGGCCTGGGGCACGCGCTGATACCCGCGGTGCCGGGGCTGGTCGGGCAGTGCGCCGACAGCGTCCGGCTGATCCCGGTCGCCGGGATCCCGTCACTGGACGTGGGCTGGGCCGCCCGCCAGTGGTCGGCCCTCTCGCCCGCCGCCCGGCAGTTCGCCGACACCGTGGTCCGCCACGTCGCCCGCGACTGA